A part of Pectobacterium cacticida genomic DNA contains:
- the nfo gene encoding deoxyribonuclease IV: MKYIGAHVSAAGGVDQAVIRAHELQATAFALFTKNQRQWQAAPLSADVIDRFKAACEQYAYTPAQILPHDSYLINLGHPDNTALEKSRRAFIDELFRCQQLGLSLLNFHPGSHLKQIAETDCLARIAESINIALAETEGVTAVIENTAGQGSNLGFRFEHLAAIIEGVHDKSRVGVCIDTCHAFAGGYDLRTEAACEATFAEFDRIVGFRYLRGMHLNDAKSLFASRVDRHHSLGEGNIGKTAFSYIMKDARFDGIPMILETINPAIWANEIAWLKSEAAC; this comes from the coding sequence ATGAAATATATTGGGGCACATGTGAGCGCCGCAGGTGGTGTGGATCAGGCTGTGATACGCGCGCACGAGCTACAGGCAACGGCCTTCGCTTTATTTACCAAAAATCAGCGCCAATGGCAGGCCGCGCCCCTGAGCGCCGACGTTATCGACCGTTTTAAAGCCGCCTGTGAACAGTATGCCTATACGCCGGCACAGATTTTGCCTCATGATAGTTACCTGATTAACCTCGGCCACCCGGACAACACGGCCTTGGAAAAATCCCGCCGTGCATTTATTGATGAACTGTTCCGCTGCCAGCAACTCGGCCTGAGTTTGCTCAATTTCCATCCTGGTAGCCACCTAAAACAGATAGCGGAAACGGACTGCCTGGCGCGTATCGCTGAATCTATCAATATCGCGCTGGCGGAGACGGAAGGCGTCACCGCGGTGATTGAAAATACGGCAGGGCAAGGCAGTAATCTGGGTTTCCGTTTTGAACATCTGGCCGCCATCATTGAAGGCGTGCATGATAAAAGCCGCGTCGGTGTCTGTATCGACACCTGTCATGCCTTCGCTGGCGGCTACGATCTGCGCACAGAAGCGGCTTGCGAAGCGACCTTCGCTGAGTTCGATCGTATTGTTGGGTTTCGCTATCTACGCGGAATGCATTTGAATGATGCAAAAAGCCTGTTTGCCAGTCGTGTTGATCGACACCACAGTTTGGGGGAAGGAAATATCGGCAAAACCGCGTTTAGCTACATTATGAAAGACGCCCGTTTTGACGGTATCCCAATGATTCTTGAAACCATCAATCCCGCTATCTGGGCCAACGAAATCGCCTGGCTCAAGTCCGAAGCAGCGTGTTGA